The genomic region TTCCGCGTTGATTGGGTCAGGAATGCCACCGGTCAGTTGCCAGGGAGTTACATGGAAACCGCACTGCTTGCGATCCAACTGAAGCTGAAATCGCTCTGGTTCTATCTCTATACGCCCTGGACCGTCTATCAGGTCGCCATCGTTGTCGCCTGCTTCCTGCTTGCCCGCAGCGCCGCGCGCCTGATCGAACCCCGAATGGAGGAATGGGCGCGCACCATCAAGGGCAATCCCGACCTGCTGCGGGTCCTGGCGGCCCTGATGCGGCGGCTTACCTGGGTGTTTTTCATTCCCATGGCCTGGGTCTCGGCCATTCTTATCAGGCAATACACCTGGCCTTCGCGGGCCTGGATCGTGGATGTGTCGGTCAAGCTTGCCGCCGCCTGGCTGATCATCGCTGTCCTCTCACGCATCATTCGCAGCCGGTTTTTCGCCCGCACAGTGACCATTGTCGGCTGGTCGATTGCCGCCCTGAGCCTGACCAATACCTTCGGCACGGTCATGCTGGCGCTCGATTCCTTTGCCTTCAACCTTGGCGAATTCCGCCTTTCGGCGTTTGCCGTCATCAAGGGCATCGTGCTGCTGGTCGGGCTGATCTGGCTGGCCTCGCTGCTGGGCAATTTCGTCGATGCCCGCATTCAGCGGGTCGAGGATTTGACCCCTTCGCTGCGGGTTCTGACTGGCAAGGTGGTCAAGATCACGCTGATGATTGTCGCCGTGGCCGCCGCCCTGTCGGCCATTGGCCTTGATCTGACGGCGCTTACCGTCTTTTCAGGAGCCGTGGGCGTGGGCATCGGTTTCGGCC from Salaquimonas pukyongi harbors:
- a CDS encoding mechanosensitive ion channel family protein, which encodes METALLAIQLKLKSLWFYLYTPWTVYQVAIVVACFLLARSAARLIEPRMEEWARTIKGNPDLLRVLAALMRRLTWVFFIPMAWVSAILIRQYTWPSRAWIVDVSVKLAAAWLIIAVLSRIIRSRFFARTVTIVGWSIAALSLTNTFGTVMLALDSFAFNLGEFRLSAFAVIKGIVLLVGLIWLASLLGNFVDARIQRVEDLTPSLRVLTGKVVKITLMIVAVAAALSAIGLDLTALTVFSGAVGVGIGFGLQKVVSNFISGIIILLDKSIKPGDTISLGETFGWIRELRARFVSVVTRDGKEFLIPNEDFITQQVVNWSFSDDLVRLDVPFGVSYDSDPHEVTRVALSCLEDLDRVSKLKKPVCWMTEFGDSSINFVLRFWIRDPQNGLTNIRGTVLLSLWDKLKEADIAIPFPHREVIFRTPLEVASSGQKNAPRPQPRRKSAAKGDT